The following is a genomic window from Longimicrobium sp..
GCGGAGCCCGTGGCCGCGGCCACGGCCGCCACCGCGGGCGCGGCGCGGGCGTGAGGTCCAAGGGGCGGGTGAACCCGCGGCAACAACGGCGAAAAGCCCGCTTGCGCGGGCTCGTTCGGCGTGGAGGCGGGTCCGGCTCGCGTCGCCTGCCCCGTTCGGGATAGGCCGGCGTGGACGCGATGCTGCTGGCGGCGGGGCTGGGGACGCGGCTGCGCCCGCTCACCGACCGGATTCCCAAGGCGCTGATCGAGGTGGGCGGGGTGCCGATGCTGGAGCGCGCGGCGCGGCGCCTGATCGCCGCCGGGGCCGACCGGCTGATCGTCAACGTCCACCACCTGGGCGACCAGATCGAGCGCTTCCTGGAGGAGCGCGGCGGCTTCGGGGTCGACTGCGTGGTCTCGGCGGAGCCGGGCGACGCGCCGCTGGAGACGGGGGGCGCGCTGGTCCTGGCCGAGCCGCTCTTCCGCGGGGACGCTCCCTTCTTCCTCCACAACGCCGACATCCTCACCGACCTCCCGCTCCGGGAGATGTACGACGCGCACCTGCGCTCGGGCGCGCTCGCCACGCTGGCCGTGATGGAGCGCGAGACGAGCCGGCACGTCCTCTTCGACGACCGCGGGCTGCTGGGGCGCACCGACGAGAAGAAGGGGCTCGACCTGCGGGCGCGCGCGCCGGAGGGCGAGGTGCGCAGGCTGGCGTTCGGCGGGGTGCACGTGATCTCGCCGCGCATCTTCGGCCTGCTCACCGAGCGGGGCGCCTTCTCCATCCTGGACCCCTACCTGCGCCTGGCCGGCGCGGGCGAGACGATCCTCCCCTTCCGCGTGGACGCCTGCCGCTGGATCGACATCGGCAGCCCGGCGCAGCTCGAGGAGGCGCGGCGGCGGGTGGGGGAGCTGGAGAGTGCGTGAGTGCGGGAGTGCGGGAGTGCGCTGGTACGGAGTACGGGGTACGAGGTACGGAACCGCGACGAGCCCGGCCGCAGGGTCGAGGCATGCCTCGACCGGCGGCGCTGGTGACGCGAGCCGACCCCTGCTTCCGCGCCGAACGAGCCCGCGCAGGCGGGCTTTTCGCGTTTGCCGCCGCGGGCTCACCCGCCCGCAACGGCGCTCCGGCCTTGAACCTGCGAGGGGCAACCGATAGTCTTCCGGACCGATTGCCGTGCGGGGGAGAAGGTCTTCCCCGACCGCTGAACTCACGCTCCGCGGCCTGGGAATGGACTTCATCCGCTCGCTGCTCGACTACGTCCTGCACCTCGACACGCACCTCGCCGAGCTGACCAGCGAGTACGGCGCGTGGACGCACGGCATCCTGGCCGGGATCCTCTTCTGCGAGACGGGGCTGGTGGTGACGCCCTTCCTCCCCGGCGACTCGCTCCTCTTCGCGGCCGGCTCGCTGGCGGCGCTGCCGGAGTCGGGGCTGAACGTGCTGTACCTCTACCCGCTCCTGCTGGCGGCCGTGTTCCTGGGCGACAACGCCAACTACTGGGCGGGGCACCACTTCGGGCGCCGCATCTTCAAGCCCGACGCGCGCATCCTGAAGATCGAGTACCTGCGCCGCACCGAGCACTTCTACGCCAGGTACGGCGGCAAGACCGTCATCCTGGCGCGCTTCGTCCCCATCGTGCGCACCTACGCGCCGTTCGTGGCGGGCGCCGGGGCCATGCCCTACCGCCGCTTCCTGGGCTTCAGCATCGCGGGCTCGCTCCTGTGGATCACGCTCTTCCTGTGGGGCGGCTACTTCTTCGGCAACATCCCGTTCGTGAAGGACAACTTCGGGCTGGTGGTGATCGCCATCATCCTCCTCTCCGTGCTCCCGGCGGTGATCGAGGTCCTGAAGGCGCGCCGCGAGCGGCGGCGCGCGCCGACGCCGGAAGCGCCGGTGCGGCCGTGAGGCGCGTGCCCGCGGGGCTCGTCGTGGCCGCCGCGCTCGCGGCGCCCGTCCGCCTGGCGGCGCAGAACCCGCCGCCGCGCGACACCATCGTGGTCGTGCCCCACGACGGGGGCTCCGATACGACGCCCGGCACCGACGGCGCGTCCAGCCGCCGCAACCCGCGCTGGGAGCGGCCGTTCTCGGTGCGCAGCAGCGGCCGGGTGGCCGCGCACGCGCCCGCGCGCGAGGTGGTGTGGCTCTCCGCCGACAGCG
Proteins encoded in this region:
- a CDS encoding nucleotidyltransferase family protein, which translates into the protein MLLAAGLGTRLRPLTDRIPKALIEVGGVPMLERAARRLIAAGADRLIVNVHHLGDQIERFLEERGGFGVDCVVSAEPGDAPLETGGALVLAEPLFRGDAPFFLHNADILTDLPLREMYDAHLRSGALATLAVMERETSRHVLFDDRGLLGRTDEKKGLDLRARAPEGEVRRLAFGGVHVISPRIFGLLTERGAFSILDPYLRLAGAGETILPFRVDACRWIDIGSPAQLEEARRRVGELESA
- a CDS encoding DedA family protein, which translates into the protein MDFIRSLLDYVLHLDTHLAELTSEYGAWTHGILAGILFCETGLVVTPFLPGDSLLFAAGSLAALPESGLNVLYLYPLLLAAVFLGDNANYWAGHHFGRRIFKPDARILKIEYLRRTEHFYARYGGKTVILARFVPIVRTYAPFVAGAGAMPYRRFLGFSIAGSLLWITLFLWGGYFFGNIPFVKDNFGLVVIAIILLSVLPAVIEVLKARRERRRAPTPEAPVRP